One genomic region from Cellulomonas fengjieae encodes:
- a CDS encoding glycosyltransferase yields the protein MRIAMVSEHASPLATLGGVDAGGQNVHVAALGAALARAGHEVDVYTRRDDRDLPERVELVPGLTVVHVPAGPPRQVPKDDLLPYMPAFGDLLAEHWSGERVPDVAHAHFWMSGFATLRAAAVTGTPVAQTFHALGSVKRRHQGDKDTSPPGRIAIESSIGRRVDVVVATCSDEAAELARLGVGADRVRVVPCGVDVGHFRPAPVVEMAGLPRTARFRLLCIGRLVERKGIETVIDALVDLPDAELVVAGGPSADQLGDDAEAARLLALAAARGVRHRVRLVGRVDHDALPVLTRSADVVVATPWYEPFGIVPIEAAACGVPVVGSAVGGLLDTVQDGRTGLLVPPRDPGALASALRSLLDDPDRRAAFGAAARRRAVTRYGWDRVAAQTALVYRTLARGKVLTEVAVG from the coding sequence ATGAGGATCGCGATGGTGTCCGAGCACGCAAGCCCGCTGGCCACGCTCGGTGGTGTCGATGCCGGTGGGCAGAACGTCCACGTGGCCGCCCTCGGCGCCGCGCTCGCGCGGGCAGGTCACGAGGTCGACGTGTACACGCGTCGCGACGACCGGGATCTCCCGGAGCGGGTCGAGCTCGTCCCGGGCCTGACGGTCGTGCACGTCCCGGCGGGACCGCCGCGACAGGTCCCCAAGGACGACCTGCTGCCCTACATGCCCGCGTTCGGTGACCTGCTCGCGGAGCACTGGAGCGGAGAGCGGGTGCCCGACGTCGCGCACGCCCACTTCTGGATGTCGGGGTTCGCGACCCTGCGCGCCGCCGCCGTCACCGGGACCCCGGTCGCCCAGACGTTCCACGCCCTGGGCTCCGTCAAGCGCCGCCACCAGGGCGACAAGGACACGAGCCCGCCGGGCCGGATCGCCATCGAGAGCTCCATCGGTCGGCGCGTGGACGTCGTCGTGGCCACCTGCTCCGACGAGGCCGCCGAGCTCGCGCGGCTCGGGGTCGGCGCCGACCGGGTCCGCGTCGTGCCGTGCGGGGTGGACGTGGGTCACTTCCGGCCCGCACCGGTCGTCGAGATGGCGGGGCTGCCGCGCACGGCCCGGTTCCGGCTGCTCTGCATCGGGCGGCTGGTGGAGCGCAAGGGCATCGAGACCGTCATCGACGCGCTCGTGGACCTGCCCGACGCCGAGCTCGTCGTGGCCGGCGGACCGTCCGCCGACCAGCTGGGCGACGACGCCGAGGCCGCTCGCCTGCTCGCGCTCGCCGCGGCCCGCGGCGTGCGCCACCGGGTCCGTCTGGTCGGCCGCGTCGACCACGACGCCCTCCCGGTGCTGACCCGCTCGGCCGACGTGGTGGTCGCGACGCCGTGGTACGAGCCGTTCGGGATCGTGCCGATCGAGGCGGCGGCGTGCGGTGTCCCGGTCGTCGGATCGGCCGTGGGCGGTCTTCTCGACACCGTCCAGGACGGCCGTACCGGACTCCTGGTCCCGCCGCGCGACCCCGGCGCCCTGGCGTCGGCGCTCAGGTCCCTGCTCGACGACCCGGACCGCCGCGCCGCGTTCGGCGCCGCGGCACGCCGTCGCGCGGTCACGCGGTACGGCTGGGACCGCGTCGCCGCACAGACGGCACTGGTCTACCGCACGCTGGCGCGCGGCAAGGTGCTCACGGAGGTGGCCGTCGGATGA
- a CDS encoding glycosyltransferase, with the protein MRVLVWHVHGSWMTSFVQGADEYLVPMDGPRSPDGLGRARTWDWPVAAREVPWENLRDEPVDVVVLQRPRDLDLVERWTGLRPGVDVPAVYVEHNAPSGPAATTRHLLADRSDLVVAHVSDFNALMWDCGRAPTTVIDHGIPDPGYAYTGDRARIAAVVNEPVRRWRVAGTDVLLAAAERIPVEVYGMGVGGLAAHAPDLAPHLHEDLPQHRLHPQLAGARAYLHPYRWTSLGLSLIEAMTLGMPVLAVASTAAPQAVPPAAGVVSPRPDVLVEAARRWLHDPEEARDRGQAAREHALRHYGLSRFLSDWQSLLKEVTR; encoded by the coding sequence ATGAGGGTCCTGGTCTGGCACGTGCACGGCTCGTGGATGACCTCCTTCGTCCAGGGCGCCGACGAGTACCTGGTGCCGATGGACGGTCCGCGCTCGCCCGACGGACTGGGCCGCGCCAGGACGTGGGACTGGCCCGTCGCGGCCCGCGAGGTCCCATGGGAGAACCTGCGTGACGAGCCGGTCGACGTCGTGGTGCTCCAGCGCCCGCGTGACCTCGACCTGGTCGAGCGCTGGACCGGGCTGCGGCCCGGCGTCGACGTCCCCGCCGTGTACGTCGAGCACAACGCACCGTCCGGGCCTGCGGCGACCACACGGCACCTGCTCGCCGACCGGTCCGACCTCGTCGTGGCGCACGTCTCGGACTTCAACGCGCTCATGTGGGACTGCGGCCGCGCCCCCACGACGGTCATCGACCACGGCATACCCGACCCCGGCTACGCGTACACCGGAGATCGTGCACGCATCGCGGCGGTGGTGAACGAGCCCGTGCGGCGCTGGCGCGTGGCCGGCACGGACGTGCTGCTCGCGGCGGCCGAGCGGATACCGGTGGAGGTCTACGGGATGGGCGTCGGCGGGCTGGCCGCGCACGCGCCCGACCTGGCCCCGCACCTGCACGAGGACCTGCCCCAGCACCGGCTGCACCCGCAGCTCGCAGGCGCCCGCGCCTACCTGCACCCGTACCGGTGGACGAGCCTCGGCCTGTCCCTGATCGAGGCCATGACCCTCGGCATGCCGGTCCTCGCGGTCGCCTCGACAGCCGCACCGCAGGCCGTCCCGCCCGCGGCCGGCGTCGTCAGTCCCCGACCCGACGTCCTCGTGGAGGCAGCCCGCAGGTGGCTGCACGACCCCGAGGAGGCCCGAGACCGCGGCCAGGCCGCCCGTGAGCACGCGCTCCGGCACTACGGCCTGTCCCGCTTCCTGTCCGACTGGCAGTCCCTGCTCAAGGAGGTGACGCGATGA
- a CDS encoding glycosyltransferase family 9 protein, giving the protein MTAVLAVRLDSDGDVLLTGPALRALGHLGPVDLLVSPAGRRASDLLPGVRSILVFDPPWSGLSPVPVDPSAVADLMERVAAGHYDRAVVFTSFHQSPLPMALVLRLAGVPFVAATSEDYPGTLLDVRHRRPDGLHEVEAALDLAVAAGGSPAPGDEGRLAVRHPLPDVEPLVPRSRYVVVHPGASVPSRAPSPDQARAIVAGLTAAGRAVLVTGGPDERDLTAAVAGRAGVDLGGRTSLAELAAVLSGAEVVVVGNTGPAHLAAAVGTPVVSLFSPVVPARRWAPFGVPSIVLGDQGAACVGTRARECPLPGHPCLTSVTPEQVRAAVDALATAVPEEVVA; this is encoded by the coding sequence ATGACCGCGGTGCTGGCGGTCCGGCTCGACTCGGACGGCGACGTCCTGCTGACCGGTCCGGCGCTGCGGGCGCTCGGGCATCTCGGCCCGGTCGACCTGCTCGTCTCGCCGGCAGGACGGCGGGCCAGCGACCTGCTGCCGGGCGTGCGGTCCATCCTGGTGTTCGACCCGCCCTGGAGCGGACTGTCCCCCGTGCCCGTGGACCCTTCCGCGGTCGCCGACCTGATGGAGCGGGTCGCCGCCGGGCACTACGACCGCGCGGTGGTCTTCACGTCCTTCCACCAGAGCCCGCTGCCCATGGCGCTGGTCCTGCGGCTCGCCGGCGTGCCGTTCGTGGCTGCCACCAGCGAGGACTACCCCGGCACGCTGCTCGACGTCCGGCACCGCCGCCCCGACGGCCTGCACGAGGTCGAGGCCGCACTCGACCTCGCCGTCGCAGCCGGCGGCTCCCCGGCGCCGGGCGACGAGGGGCGGCTCGCGGTACGACACCCGCTGCCCGACGTCGAGCCCCTGGTTCCCCGGTCGCGATACGTCGTCGTGCACCCGGGCGCCTCCGTGCCGTCGCGCGCACCGTCGCCCGACCAGGCGCGCGCGATCGTGGCGGGCCTGACCGCGGCCGGACGCGCCGTGCTCGTCACCGGCGGACCCGACGAGCGGGACCTCACCGCGGCGGTGGCCGGACGGGCCGGTGTGGACCTCGGCGGCCGCACGAGCCTCGCCGAGCTGGCGGCCGTGCTGTCCGGCGCGGAGGTGGTCGTGGTCGGCAACACCGGACCCGCCCACCTCGCCGCGGCCGTCGGGACGCCGGTCGTCTCGCTGTTCTCTCCCGTCGTCCCCGCCCGGCGCTGGGCACCGTTCGGTGTGCCGAGCATCGTGCTGGGCGACCAGGGTGCGGCCTGCGTCGGCACCCGGGCGCGCGAGTGCCCCCTGCCCGGGCACCCGTGCCTGACGTCCGTCACCCCGGAGCAGGTGCGGGCCGCCGTCGACGCGCTCGCCACCGCCGTGCCCGAGGAGGTCGTCGCATGA
- a CDS encoding HAD-IIIA family hydrolase translates to MNPGPSWSVVVPTVGRPSLDALLAGLVGQDWSAAEPGPSSVVVCDDRPLSSTVPLVLPDLPWPSRVVRTGGRGPAAARNAGWRTTADPWVAFLDDDVLLPPGWARAFLDDLRAAGPDVAGTQARLRVPLPTDRRPTDWERSTAGLEHALWATADMAFRRSALRAVQGFDERFPRAYREDADLALRLRQAGWRLEHGSRTTHHPVRPADDRVSVRVQAGAADDALMRALHGRRWRELAGTGRGRFPWHVVTVGTAVAAVGAASLGRRGPATAAAAAWLLLTGDFARRRIGPGPRLGEPDGAAEWRRMAWTSAVIPFAAVRHRITGTIAHRQAMPWRPVARAVLFDRDGTLIHDVPYNGDPARVDPVPGADETLGALRGSSVAVGLVTNQSGVARGLLSRAQVDAVNGRVAELLGPFDTVQVCPHGPASACPCRKPAAGMVLRAAHELGLAPWECAVVGDIGADIDAARAAGARAVLVPTAATRPEEVRSAELVAADLREAVSMLVPDLERPR, encoded by the coding sequence ATGAACCCAGGCCCGTCGTGGTCGGTGGTCGTGCCCACCGTGGGCAGACCGTCTCTCGACGCCCTCCTGGCCGGCCTGGTCGGCCAGGACTGGTCGGCCGCCGAACCCGGCCCGTCGTCCGTCGTGGTCTGCGACGACCGCCCGCTGTCTTCCACGGTGCCGCTCGTCCTGCCCGACCTGCCGTGGCCGAGCCGAGTGGTGCGGACCGGAGGCCGCGGCCCGGCGGCCGCGCGCAACGCGGGGTGGCGCACGACGGCCGACCCCTGGGTCGCCTTCCTGGACGACGACGTGCTGCTGCCCCCGGGCTGGGCGCGCGCGTTCCTCGACGACCTGCGTGCGGCGGGTCCGGACGTGGCAGGCACCCAGGCGCGGTTGCGCGTCCCCCTCCCGACGGACCGCCGGCCGACCGACTGGGAGCGCAGCACCGCGGGGCTCGAGCACGCTCTGTGGGCGACGGCGGACATGGCGTTCCGGCGCTCGGCGCTGCGGGCGGTGCAGGGATTCGACGAGCGGTTCCCGCGCGCCTACCGGGAGGACGCCGACCTGGCGCTCCGGCTCCGGCAGGCCGGTTGGCGCCTGGAGCACGGCTCGCGCACGACCCACCACCCGGTGCGTCCCGCCGACGACCGGGTCAGCGTGCGGGTCCAGGCCGGCGCGGCGGACGACGCCCTGATGCGCGCCCTGCACGGCCGGCGCTGGCGTGAGCTGGCGGGCACCGGTCGCGGGCGCTTCCCGTGGCACGTCGTCACGGTCGGGACGGCCGTCGCCGCCGTCGGCGCGGCCTCGTTGGGCCGGCGCGGCCCGGCAACGGCAGCGGCGGCCGCCTGGCTCCTCCTCACCGGCGACTTCGCGCGACGCCGCATCGGCCCCGGTCCGCGGCTCGGCGAGCCGGACGGCGCGGCCGAGTGGCGCCGGATGGCGTGGACGAGCGCCGTCATCCCGTTCGCGGCCGTCCGGCACCGGATCACCGGGACGATCGCGCACCGGCAGGCGATGCCGTGGCGTCCGGTGGCGCGTGCGGTCCTGTTCGACCGCGACGGCACGCTCATCCACGACGTGCCGTACAACGGCGACCCCGCACGGGTCGACCCGGTCCCCGGCGCCGACGAGACGCTCGGTGCGCTGCGCGGCTCGAGCGTGGCCGTCGGCCTGGTGACCAACCAGTCCGGGGTCGCCCGCGGACTGCTGAGCAGGGCCCAGGTCGACGCCGTGAACGGTCGCGTCGCCGAGCTCCTCGGGCCGTTCGACACCGTCCAGGTGTGCCCGCACGGCCCGGCTTCCGCCTGCCCGTGCCGGAAGCCGGCGGCCGGGATGGTCCTGCGGGCGGCACACGAGCTCGGGCTCGCGCCGTGGGAGTGCGCTGTCGTCGGTGACATCGGCGCCGACATCGACGCCGCCCGGGCGGCCGGCGCCCGGGCGGTGCTCGTGCCCACGGCCGCGACCCGTCCGGAGGAGGTGCGCTCCGCGGAGCTGGTGGCCGCGGACCTGCGCGAGGCCGTCTCGATGCTGGTGCCCGACCTGGAGCGTCCGCGATGA